A portion of the Nomia melanderi isolate GNS246 chromosome 2, iyNomMela1, whole genome shotgun sequence genome contains these proteins:
- the LOC116425925 gene encoding uncharacterized protein LOC116425925 isoform X3 gives MYCRAQICIYYLLWTVTLSLKFTLQQEITTVQSWDCPAECICLSPKQVLCNTGGLTDIPTKQLPPTVEELSLTKNNFPIIKGDAFAGLKVLQNLTMDGNNISTIKPFAFRGLNKLRKLSIQYTPLPYIQEFSFAALQNVSVLILANNKIRYIEGYSFAGTSNIGAILLSNNPLLRIQSHAFSGLTNVVYLSFPAGIRIIEKDAFDGLQNVNMLKLTYMDLSSLQSYTFRGLSYVHSLNIHESDLGIVEKDAFTGLTYVGQLNILKNKIDLIERLFLRYENNINLFRFHGNHVLEAPRHSKDINLEVNSISAIDNHFPCDCQAHNVLESDFVNGTATEFQKKNYCISPIEYNGKPMNFVDFDLIARCHDNVMQDNLGSGVVGIFTLPTTLFFVLLFSMNLFQ, from the exons ATGTATTGCAGAGCGCAG ATCTGCATTTATTACCTGCTGTGGACAGTGACACTGAGTCTAAAATTTACCCTACAACAAGAAATTACTACTGTACAAAGTTGGGACTGCCCTGCAGAATGTATTTGTCTTTCTCCAAAACAG gTACTCTGCAATACGGGTGGGTTAACAGATATTCCCACCAAGCAGCTGCCTCCAACGGTGGAAGAGCTCTCCTTAACGAAAAACAACTTCCCAATAATAAAAGGCGATGCATTTGCCGGTTTGAAGGTTCTGCAAAACCTGACCATGGATGGTAACAATATCTCGACGATAAAGCCATTCGCATTTCGGGGTCTGAACAAGCTACGCAAACTCTCCATTCAGTATACACCTCTGCCGTACATACAGGAGTTCTCGTTTGCTGCCCTGCAGAACGTATCGGTATTGATATtggcaaataataaaattcggtACATAGAGGGCTACTCGTTCGCAGGGACGTCGAACATAGGAGCAATTCTGTTGAGCAACAACCCGTTACTGAGGATCCAAAGCCACGCGTTCTCAGGCTTGACGAACGTGGTCTATTTGAGTTTTCCAGCGGGTATTCGGATTATCGAGAAGGATGCGTTCGACGGTCTTCAGAATGTTAATATGCTCAAGCTAACTTACATGGACTTGTCTTCTCTTCAATCGTACACCTTTCGCGGTCTTTCTTATGTCCATTCGTTGAACATACACGAAAGCGACTTGGGGATCGTCGAGAAAGACGCCTTCACCGGCCTAACTTATGTCGGTCAACTGAATATACTGAAAAACAAAATTGATCTGATCGAAAGACTGTTCTTGAGATATGagaataacattaatttatttcgatttcaCGGGAATCACGTGCTGGAGGCACCGCGCCACTCTAAAGATATCAACCTTGAAGTGAACTCGATCAGCGCCATCGACAATCACTTCCCTTGCGATTGTCAAGCCCATAACGTGCTTGAGAGTGATTTTGTGAATGGCACTGCTACCGAGTTCCAAAAAAAGAACTACTGTATTTCACCGATCGAGTACAATGGGAAACCAATGAATTTCGTGGATTTCGACCTGATCGCCAGGTGCCATGATAACGTTATGCAAGATAACCTGGGCTCGGGTGTCGTCGGGATCTTCACATTGCCGACCACTCTCTTCTTTGTTCTTTTGTTCTCAATGAATCTCTTCCAATGA
- the LOC116425925 gene encoding uncharacterized protein LOC116425925 isoform X1, which translates to MPGNAFVIPLLSNAPIQASCSYSFRSFRICIYYLLWTVTLSLKFTLQQEITTVQSWDCPAECICLSPKQVLCNTGGLTDIPTKQLPPTVEELSLTKNNFPIIKGDAFAGLKVLQNLTMDGNNISTIKPFAFRGLNKLRKLSIQYTPLPYIQEFSFAALQNVSVLILANNKIRYIEGYSFAGTSNIGAILLSNNPLLRIQSHAFSGLTNVVYLSFPAGIRIIEKDAFDGLQNVNMLKLTYMDLSSLQSYTFRGLSYVHSLNIHESDLGIVEKDAFTGLTYVGQLNILKNKIDLIERLFLRYENNINLFRFHGNHVLEAPRHSKDINLEVNSISAIDNHFPCDCQAHNVLESDFVNGTATEFQKKNYCISPIEYNGKPMNFVDFDLIARCHDNVMQDNLGSGVVGIFTLPTTLFFVLLFSMNLFQ; encoded by the exons ATGCCGGGAAACGCTTTTGTCATTCCTCTTCTTTCGAACGCGCCGATTCAAGCTTCCTGTTCGTACAGCTTCCGTTCATTCCGA ATCTGCATTTATTACCTGCTGTGGACAGTGACACTGAGTCTAAAATTTACCCTACAACAAGAAATTACTACTGTACAAAGTTGGGACTGCCCTGCAGAATGTATTTGTCTTTCTCCAAAACAG gTACTCTGCAATACGGGTGGGTTAACAGATATTCCCACCAAGCAGCTGCCTCCAACGGTGGAAGAGCTCTCCTTAACGAAAAACAACTTCCCAATAATAAAAGGCGATGCATTTGCCGGTTTGAAGGTTCTGCAAAACCTGACCATGGATGGTAACAATATCTCGACGATAAAGCCATTCGCATTTCGGGGTCTGAACAAGCTACGCAAACTCTCCATTCAGTATACACCTCTGCCGTACATACAGGAGTTCTCGTTTGCTGCCCTGCAGAACGTATCGGTATTGATATtggcaaataataaaattcggtACATAGAGGGCTACTCGTTCGCAGGGACGTCGAACATAGGAGCAATTCTGTTGAGCAACAACCCGTTACTGAGGATCCAAAGCCACGCGTTCTCAGGCTTGACGAACGTGGTCTATTTGAGTTTTCCAGCGGGTATTCGGATTATCGAGAAGGATGCGTTCGACGGTCTTCAGAATGTTAATATGCTCAAGCTAACTTACATGGACTTGTCTTCTCTTCAATCGTACACCTTTCGCGGTCTTTCTTATGTCCATTCGTTGAACATACACGAAAGCGACTTGGGGATCGTCGAGAAAGACGCCTTCACCGGCCTAACTTATGTCGGTCAACTGAATATACTGAAAAACAAAATTGATCTGATCGAAAGACTGTTCTTGAGATATGagaataacattaatttatttcgatttcaCGGGAATCACGTGCTGGAGGCACCGCGCCACTCTAAAGATATCAACCTTGAAGTGAACTCGATCAGCGCCATCGACAATCACTTCCCTTGCGATTGTCAAGCCCATAACGTGCTTGAGAGTGATTTTGTGAATGGCACTGCTACCGAGTTCCAAAAAAAGAACTACTGTATTTCACCGATCGAGTACAATGGGAAACCAATGAATTTCGTGGATTTCGACCTGATCGCCAGGTGCCATGATAACGTTATGCAAGATAACCTGGGCTCGGGTGTCGTCGGGATCTTCACATTGCCGACCACTCTCTTCTTTGTTCTTTTGTTCTCAATGAATCTCTTCCAATGA
- the LOC116425925 gene encoding uncharacterized protein LOC116425925 isoform X2: MHPFACRETLLSFLFFRTRRFKLPICIYYLLWTVTLSLKFTLQQEITTVQSWDCPAECICLSPKQVLCNTGGLTDIPTKQLPPTVEELSLTKNNFPIIKGDAFAGLKVLQNLTMDGNNISTIKPFAFRGLNKLRKLSIQYTPLPYIQEFSFAALQNVSVLILANNKIRYIEGYSFAGTSNIGAILLSNNPLLRIQSHAFSGLTNVVYLSFPAGIRIIEKDAFDGLQNVNMLKLTYMDLSSLQSYTFRGLSYVHSLNIHESDLGIVEKDAFTGLTYVGQLNILKNKIDLIERLFLRYENNINLFRFHGNHVLEAPRHSKDINLEVNSISAIDNHFPCDCQAHNVLESDFVNGTATEFQKKNYCISPIEYNGKPMNFVDFDLIARCHDNVMQDNLGSGVVGIFTLPTTLFFVLLFSMNLFQ; the protein is encoded by the exons ATGCATCCATTTGCATGCCGGGAAACGCTTTTGTCATTCCTCTTCTTTCGAACGCGCCGATTCAAGCTTCCT ATCTGCATTTATTACCTGCTGTGGACAGTGACACTGAGTCTAAAATTTACCCTACAACAAGAAATTACTACTGTACAAAGTTGGGACTGCCCTGCAGAATGTATTTGTCTTTCTCCAAAACAG gTACTCTGCAATACGGGTGGGTTAACAGATATTCCCACCAAGCAGCTGCCTCCAACGGTGGAAGAGCTCTCCTTAACGAAAAACAACTTCCCAATAATAAAAGGCGATGCATTTGCCGGTTTGAAGGTTCTGCAAAACCTGACCATGGATGGTAACAATATCTCGACGATAAAGCCATTCGCATTTCGGGGTCTGAACAAGCTACGCAAACTCTCCATTCAGTATACACCTCTGCCGTACATACAGGAGTTCTCGTTTGCTGCCCTGCAGAACGTATCGGTATTGATATtggcaaataataaaattcggtACATAGAGGGCTACTCGTTCGCAGGGACGTCGAACATAGGAGCAATTCTGTTGAGCAACAACCCGTTACTGAGGATCCAAAGCCACGCGTTCTCAGGCTTGACGAACGTGGTCTATTTGAGTTTTCCAGCGGGTATTCGGATTATCGAGAAGGATGCGTTCGACGGTCTTCAGAATGTTAATATGCTCAAGCTAACTTACATGGACTTGTCTTCTCTTCAATCGTACACCTTTCGCGGTCTTTCTTATGTCCATTCGTTGAACATACACGAAAGCGACTTGGGGATCGTCGAGAAAGACGCCTTCACCGGCCTAACTTATGTCGGTCAACTGAATATACTGAAAAACAAAATTGATCTGATCGAAAGACTGTTCTTGAGATATGagaataacattaatttatttcgatttcaCGGGAATCACGTGCTGGAGGCACCGCGCCACTCTAAAGATATCAACCTTGAAGTGAACTCGATCAGCGCCATCGACAATCACTTCCCTTGCGATTGTCAAGCCCATAACGTGCTTGAGAGTGATTTTGTGAATGGCACTGCTACCGAGTTCCAAAAAAAGAACTACTGTATTTCACCGATCGAGTACAATGGGAAACCAATGAATTTCGTGGATTTCGACCTGATCGCCAGGTGCCATGATAACGTTATGCAAGATAACCTGGGCTCGGGTGTCGTCGGGATCTTCACATTGCCGACCACTCTCTTCTTTGTTCTTTTGTTCTCAATGAATCTCTTCCAATGA